The Arctopsyche grandis isolate Sample6627 chromosome 7, ASM5162203v2, whole genome shotgun sequence genome includes a window with the following:
- the LOC143914789 gene encoding gamma-glutamyl hydrolase A-like, whose translation MNHLRHKLINRVNCQCIDEIENICTESHESPSRPNMKLIWTTCLLLLSYEINAAKVISITGDPINFTPNKNSKSDNESPIIGILSQEVSYALEQLYPGMYGSFIAASYVKFVEGAGARVVPICIGKEEDYYVDIINKINGVLLPGGASWFNQSNGYADAGEIIYKIAKKINDAGDYFPIWGTCLGFELLTYLSANRQEHRSDCRSSKQALHLDFKKGFHDSRMFMNAPEEVISILAKEAVTSNFHQFCVTEANLTRFNLDTEWKVLSVNDDFDGFNFISTIEAKGYPFYGTQFHPEKNIYEWAPNRNISHSKNAILANRYFADFFISQARQSHHIFNDSFEEKSSLIYNFPTTYTALSGSTYEQCYFFA comes from the exons ATGAACCATTTACGTCATAAATTAATCAACAGAGTCAATTGTCAGTGTATCGACGAAATTGAAAACATTTGTACCGAATCACACGAGAGCCCGTCCCGTCCAAACATGAAGTTAATATGGACAACTTGTTTGCTATTACTTTCGTACGAAATTAATGCTGCAAAAGTAATATCAATAACGGGCGATCCAATTAATTTTACTCCCAATAAAAACTCAAAGTCAGACAACGAATCGCCAATAATCGGTATACTGTCTCAAGAGGTATCCTATGCTCTCGAACAATTGTATCCAGGAATGTATGGCAGTTTTATAGCTGCATCCTATGTGAAATTTGTGGAAGGAGCTGGAGCGAGAGTGGTGCCGAtttg CATTGGAAAAGAAGAAGATTATTACGTAGacatcataaataaaattaatgg agtTTTATTGCCTGGTGGTGCGAGCTGGTTCAACCAGTCAAACGGGTACGCAGACGCtggcgaaattatatataaaattgctaAGAAAATAAACGATGCTGGAGACTATTTTCCGATTTGGGGAACTTGTTTGGGATTCGAACTTTTGACTTACCTTTCAGCAAATAGACAGGAGCATAGAAGCGATTGCAGATCCAGCAAGCAAGCTTTACATCTGGATTTTAAAAAAG GTTTCCATGACAGTAGAATGTTTATGAATGCTCCTGAAGAAGTAATATCAATATTGGCCAAGGAAGCGGTTACTtcaaattttcatcaattttgCGTTACTGAAGCg aatttgaCTCGTTTTAATTTGGATACAGAATGGAAAGTTTTATCCGTCAACGATGACTTCGATGGGTTTAATTTCATATCAACCATAGAAGCCAAAGG ATATCCATTTTATGGGACACAATTTCACCCAGAGAAGAACATATATGAATGGGCTCCGAATCGAAATATTTCCCATTCCAAAAATGCAATTTTGGCGAACAGGTATTTTGCAGACTTTTTCATCAGTCAAGCTCGTCAAAGTCATCACATTTTCAATGATAGTTTCGAGGAGAAATcttctttaatttataattttcctACGACATACACGGCATTGTCTGGAAGTACATACGAGCAGTGTTACTTTTTCGCTTAA
- the LOC143914787 gene encoding serine palmitoyltransferase 1-like, whose amino-acid sequence MVIAGYLLTLVGWWTIIMGLFLLYVLFKTWTSNETKKEKKIVVDEQRLLDWKPYPLVETNVEPTKPKIMGKISEDACNLGATSFLSLGNEEGIIDSALAALRKYGVGSCGPRGFYGTIDVHLELEERLANFMGVEEAVVYSYGFTTIASAIPAYARKGDILFADECVHFAIQKGIDSSRSTVKYFRHNDMEHLEELLIASSDIIAKKRSFVIAESIYYNTGTMCPLAKLVELRRKYKLRMILDESLTIGVLGEKGRGLTEHLNIPISEIDLIVGSLEHSFSSIGGFCVGSHFIVEHQRLSGLGYCFSASLPPLLSQGALKALDFIEAEPTRLNELRDNSEKLNRSLEKLEDFSIRGDDLSPIKHIYLRNPNMSVDDKQIYLQKIADHCADNGIILSVATYLRDSEINCPDPSIRLASNRLLTQEKIDKLSQLLSDGYRLLKI is encoded by the exons ATGGTTATCGCCGGCTATCTCCTCACTCTG GTAGGATGGTGGACGATTATTATGGGACTTTTCTTATTATACGTATTATTCAAAACGTGGACAAGCAATGaaaccaaaaaagaaaaaaagatcGTCGTCGATGAACAAAGACTCCTAGATTGGAAACCGTATCCGCTTGTCGAGACCAATGTAGAGCCGACCAAGCCCAAGATAATGGGAAAAATATCAGAAGACGCTTGCAACTTGGGGGCGACGAGCTTCCTATCACTGGGTAACGAAGAAGGCATCATCGACTCGGCCCTTGCTGCGCTGCGAAAGTATGGCGTGGGCTCGTGTGGGCCTCGCGGGTTTTACGGCACAATCGATGTTCATTTAGAACTCGAAGAACGCCTGGCTAATTTCATGGGCGTTGAAGAAGCTGTTGTTTATTCGTACGGCTTCACCACCATCGCCAGTGCCATTCCAGCGTATGCGAGGAAGGGTGATATATTGTTTGC tgatgagTGTGTGCACTTTGCCATACAGAAAGGCATCGATTCCTCGAGGAGTACTGTGAAATATTTCCGCCACAATGATATGGAACATCTCGAGGAACTTCTCATTGCTTCGTCGGATATCATCGCTAAGAAACGGTCGTTCGTCATTGCCGAATCGATCTATTACAATACGGGCACCATGTGCCCTCTGGCTAAATTGGTTGAATTGAGGAGAAAATACAAATTACGAATGATTTTGGATGAGAGCTTGACTATTGGG gtGTTGGGTGAAAAAGGTCGAGGATTGACGGAACATTTGAATATACCGATTTCAGAAATCGATTTAATCGTCGGATCTCTTGAACATTCGTTTTCGTCTATCGGAGGCTTTTGCGTCGGAAGTCATTTTATCGTCGAACATCAGAGATTATCCGGTttag gTTATTGTTTTAGCGCATCCTTACCTCCTCTATTATCTCAAGGTGCACTAAAAGCTTTGGATTTCATTGAAGCTGAACCGACTCGATTGAATGAACTGCGTGACAATTCCGAAAAGTTGAACAG GTCGCTTGAGAAATTAGAAGATTTCAGTATTCGCGGCGACGATTTATCTCCCATCAAGCATATTTATTTGCGCAATCCCAACATGAGCGTTGATGACAAACAAATTTATTTGCAAAAGATTGCCGATCATTGCGCCGACAACGGCATCATATTGAGTGTCGCCACTTATTTGCGAGACTCGGAGATAAATTGTCCCGATCCGTCTATAAGATTGGCTTCCAACAGGTTGCTGACGCAGGAGAAGATAGACAAGCTGTCGCAGCTTTTGAGCGACGGTTATCGTCTGTTGAAGATTTGA
- the LOC143914788 gene encoding tektin-2, producing the protein MNSAIEVYEKRIQHRTMPDWHMGLTKLRDTARSKRHDAFDLRNMSIQLRNETKTLTKWDTYKNNERLQERIFNVSLWCNELQNTLENTNAEIFALKQEKVNTERCMDALHLPLSVVSDCLMNRDTRRFTETTKDDLDNELKRELFVVESNKQHLADVCCDAWERLTKLEAIKRRLQIEIAHKSDTVYIDEDQMNMDKHSTGISYQLEPFRTLQNSITEDSWLDLTKDTINIANGLKDESKMMREILFKAREQSSNELNAQKNIVDHVLRKRVFDTQKSRNELQWQKMKMKNTMEKAAIEIRTLENALLAKINVGKLVETRAENRTYRPNLELVRDKVVSGLEEEARNVKKTMMMLQNKIDNMKSNYNSMEKTLSDIEKDLQDKEDTLEIDSRCLEIRTPLAYSLQTQTQRNIGLTKIQDEISSY; encoded by the exons ATGAACTCTGCAATCGAAGTGTATGAAAAACGCATACAGCACAGAACAATGCCAGATTGGCACATGGGACTGACTAAACTTCGAGACACGGCCCGTTCGAAGAGGCATGATGCATTCGATCTACGCAACATGTCTATTCAACTGAGAAACGAAACAAAAACCCTGACCAAATGGGATACCTATAAAAACAACGAGAGATTACAAGAAAG AATATTCAATGTTAGTCTATGGTGTAATGAATTACAAAACACACTGGAGAACACAAACGCTGAAATCTTTGCACTCAAACAAGAGAAAGTGAATACAGAAAGGTGCATGGATGCTTTACATCTGCCGTTATCTGTAGTATCCGACTGTTTGATGAATAGGGATACTCGCCGTTTCACAGAAACAACAAAGGACGATCTCGACAATGAATTGAAAAGG GAGTTATTTGTGGTAGAGAGTAATAAGCAACATTTAGCGGACGTGTGTTGTGACGCTTGGGAAAGACTTACGAAGCTCGAAGCGATTAAAAGAAGGTTACAGATTGAAATTGCACACAAGTCTGATACAGTATATATAGACGAGGATCAGATGAACATGGACAAGCACAGTACTGGTATATCGTACCAACTAGAACCATTCCGAACGTTAcaaaa CTCTATCACAGAAGACAGTTGGTTGGACCTGACTAAAGATACcataaacattgctaatggattgaAAGATGAATCAAAAATGATGAGGGAGATTTTAtttaaagcaagagagcaatcAAGTAACGAACTAAATGCCCAAAAAAATATAGTGGATCATGTTTTGAGAAAGAGGGTTTTTGATACTCAAAAGTCCCGGAATGAATTGCAATGGCAAAAAATGAAG atgaaAAATACTATGGAAAAGGCGGCTATAGAGATAAGGACGTTAGAGAATGCATTGTTGGCAAAAATTAATGTAGGAAAGTTGGTGGAAACTCGTGCTGAAAATAGAACGTATCGTCCAAATTTGGAACTTGTGCGTGATAAAGTGGTGAGTGGATTGGAGGAAGAAGCGAGGAATGTCAAGAAGACGATGATGatgttacaaaataaaatcgataaCATGAA gTCAAATTACAATTCAATGGAAAAAACACTGTCAGATATTGAGAAAGATTTACAAGACAAAGAAGACACTTTGGAAATTGATAGTCGATGTTTGGAAATAAGAACTCCATTAGCATATTCGCTGCAGACGCAAACACAGCGCAATATTGGTCTGACTAAAATACAAGATGAAATCAGCtcttattaa
- the LOC143914790 gene encoding gamma-glutamyl hydrolase A-like, whose amino-acid sequence MQLFWVLLAILIAHAISVQSANNTDIDNASLSLAPDATTAVEGPIIGILTRELSKFLASKYPMYDSFIAASYVKYLESSGARVVPIFIGRKKPYYEDIMNKINGVLFPGGSSSFKTSSGYADAGDIIYKIAKSLNDKGQYFPLWGTCLGFELLVYLAANRKDFRASCNSINQPLPLNFKPDYQLSKMFKDSPSDITTKLSTQDITSNFHSFCVTEADLKTNNLDKDWTVIAINNDLNGFNFISAIESKKYPFYGVQFHPEKVMFEWQPNKNIPRGNDAILGNRYFGDFFVSEARKSNHKFASTKDEQNYLIYKYKTEYTDLKGIAYEQCYFF is encoded by the exons ATGCAGCTGTTTTGGGTGTTATTGGCCATTTTAATTGCACACGCAATTTCTGTACAGTCTGCAAACAATACAGATATTGACAATGCAAGCCTCAGCCTTGCACCAGATGCGACAACAGCTGTGGAAGGACCTATAATTGGCATATTGACAAGAGAATTATCCAAGTTTCTCGCTAGTAAATATCCAATGTATGACAGTTTCATCGCAGCGTCGTATGTGAAGTATTTGGAATCATCTGGAGCTAGAGTTGTgccaatttt tatAGGAAGAAAGAAGCCTTATTACGAAGATATCATGAATAAAATCAATGG AGTTTTATTCCCTGGTGGTTCTTCTTCATTTAAAACGTCAAGTGGATATGCAGATGCTGgggatataatttataaaattgctaAATCCCTCAACGATAAGGGTCAATACTTTCCACTATGGGGGACTTGCTTAGGATTTGAACTTTTAGTTTACCTGGCGGCAAATAGAAAAGATTTTCGAGCCTCTTGCAATTCTATAAATCAGCCACTACCATTGAATTTCAAGCCTG attACCAATTAAGCAAAATGTTCAAAGATTCACCAAGTGATATAACAACAAAATTATCCACTCAAGATATTACATCTAATTTCCATTCGTTTTGCGTCACTGAAGCT GATTTGAAAACTAACAACCTCGATAAAGATTGGACAGTTATTGCCATTAATAATGACTTGAAcggattcaattttatttcagcAATAGAATCAAAAAA atatCCTTTCTATGGAGTACAATTTCATCCCGAAAAGGTTATGTTTGAGTGGcaaccaaataaaaatattcctcGTGGAAACGACGCAATCCTCGGCAATCGATATTTTGGTGACTTCTTCGTCAGTGAAGCTCGTAAAAGCAATCATAAATTTGCCAGCACGAAGGATGagcaaaattatttaatatacaaatataaaacagagTATACCGATTTGAAGGGAATCGCTTATGAGCAATGTTATTTCTTCTAA